In Granulicella tundricola MP5ACTX9, a single genomic region encodes these proteins:
- a CDS encoding FAD binding domain-containing protein, which translates to MEAFKFTRANDVPQAVQLGQAQGTRFVAGGTTLLDLMKLDVERPTRVVDINRLPLDKVETLPDGRLRVGALVRNSDLAHHPLVVEHCPVLSQALLAGASAQLRNMATTGGNLLQRTRCAYFRNDAMPCNKREPGSGCSAIEGDNRTLAILGTSKHCIATNPSDMNVALTALEAVIHIQGPKGERDIPIADFFLVPGTTPERETVLTPGDLITHITLPAPRKGAKQVYLKLRDRASYEFALASAAIVIESTGGRITFARVAMGGVGTKPWRSLEAEKALHGQPASEAVFHRAAEAALHAAQPQSQNGFKIELARRCVAHALTLATATA; encoded by the coding sequence ATGGAAGCCTTCAAGTTCACACGCGCCAATGATGTTCCGCAGGCCGTCCAGCTAGGCCAGGCGCAGGGCACGCGCTTCGTCGCCGGCGGCACCACGCTGCTCGATCTCATGAAGCTGGATGTCGAGCGCCCCACCCGTGTCGTCGATATCAACCGCCTGCCGCTGGATAAGGTTGAAACCCTTCCGGACGGACGTCTTCGCGTCGGAGCACTCGTCCGCAACTCGGACCTCGCCCATCATCCACTGGTGGTCGAGCACTGTCCGGTCCTCTCGCAGGCGCTCCTTGCCGGAGCTTCCGCGCAGCTTCGCAACATGGCCACCACCGGCGGCAACCTCCTCCAGCGAACACGCTGCGCCTACTTCCGCAACGACGCCATGCCCTGCAACAAGCGGGAGCCTGGCTCCGGCTGCTCGGCCATCGAAGGCGACAACCGCACCCTCGCCATCCTGGGGACCAGCAAGCACTGCATCGCCACCAACCCCTCGGACATGAACGTAGCCCTGACCGCGCTGGAAGCCGTCATCCACATCCAGGGACCCAAGGGAGAGCGGGACATTCCCATCGCGGACTTCTTCCTCGTCCCCGGCACCACGCCGGAGCGTGAGACAGTCCTCACCCCCGGTGACCTGATCACCCACATTACTTTGCCCGCGCCGCGCAAAGGCGCAAAGCAGGTTTATCTTAAGCTGCGTGACCGCGCCTCCTATGAGTTCGCTCTGGCCTCGGCAGCCATCGTCATCGAATCCACCGGTGGCCGGATCACCTTTGCTCGAGTAGCCATGGGTGGGGTGGGCACGAAACCCTGGCGCTCATTGGAAGCGGAAAAAGCGCTCCACGGCCAGCCCGCCTCGGAGGCCGTCTTCCATCGCGCCGCCGAGGCCGCTCTGCACGCCGCACAGCCGCAGAGCCAGAACGGTTTCAAGATAGAACTCGCACGGCGCTGCGTCGCCCATGCCCTTACTCTCGCTACGGCAACCGCGTAA
- a CDS encoding (2Fe-2S)-binding protein, which translates to MSDSPKKPDQDQEPGRVTRRSFLSHIGAAGVAATTAPLAAAAQSSAPSPARATDAAEPIEGAIPVALSINGKSYALNLDPRTTLLDALRETVSLTGTKKGCDHGQCGACTVHVDGRRINSCLTLAVMHDGQQITTIEGLGQPDALHAMQAAFVEHDGYQCGYCTSGQIMSAVALLKEPCGPADADVKEAMAGNICRCGAYPNIVAAIQHVRQRA; encoded by the coding sequence ATGAGCGACTCGCCCAAGAAGCCAGATCAGGATCAGGAACCAGGCCGCGTTACCCGCCGGTCTTTTCTCTCGCATATCGGTGCAGCGGGTGTGGCCGCCACCACGGCACCGCTCGCCGCTGCTGCCCAATCCTCTGCCCCATCCCCCGCCCGCGCCACGGACGCAGCCGAGCCGATCGAAGGCGCAATCCCCGTCGCCCTCTCTATCAACGGCAAGTCCTACGCCCTCAACTTAGACCCGCGCACCACCCTCCTTGACGCCCTGCGCGAGACCGTCAGCCTCACCGGCACCAAGAAGGGCTGCGACCATGGCCAATGCGGTGCCTGTACCGTCCACGTAGATGGCCGCCGCATCAATTCCTGCCTCACCCTCGCCGTGATGCATGACGGCCAGCAGATCACCACCATCGAGGGCCTAGGCCAGCCCGACGCCCTCCACGCCATGCAGGCCGCCTTCGTGGAGCATGACGGCTATCAATGCGGTTACTGTACCTCCGGCCAGATCATGTCCGCCGTCGCACTGCTCAAGGAGCCGTGCGGCCCTGCGGATGCGGACGTCAAGGAAGCCATGGCTGGCAATATCTGCCGCTGCGGCGCATACCCCAACATCGTCGCCGCCATCCAGCACGTACGTCAGCGCGCATAA